From Pseudomonas sp. LS1212, the proteins below share one genomic window:
- a CDS encoding AraC family transcriptional regulator, which yields MSERTTSASWATGIVKALELEGLDCRAMFQQLGLDFSALNDPDARFTQDSMTRLWQLAVHLSGNPAIGLNMARVVHPASFHVVGYALMSSRTLKEGFDRLVRYQRIIAESSDLRFKLVPEGYALILTVHGDHLPPTRQSAEASLACALALCSWLTGRVIQPRRVLVQGEQPVDVEPYKVAFHAPLVFGAPFDALIFEREDMEAPLPTANEAMALLHDRFAGEYLARFSESRVTHKARQVLCRLLPQGEPKREVVAQSLHLSQRTLQRRLQDEGTSFQALLDDTRRELAEQYLAQPNMTLLETAYLLGFADPSNFFRAFRRWFDTTPGEYRARLVGSVAGAQVNGAKRPAYIEPAR from the coding sequence ATGAGCGAAAGAACGACTTCTGCAAGTTGGGCGACAGGTATCGTCAAGGCGCTGGAACTGGAGGGGCTGGATTGTCGGGCAATGTTCCAGCAACTGGGCCTGGATTTCTCGGCACTCAATGATCCCGATGCGCGGTTCACCCAGGATTCGATGACGCGATTGTGGCAATTGGCGGTGCACTTGTCGGGCAATCCGGCCATCGGCTTGAACATGGCCAGGGTCGTGCACCCGGCGTCTTTTCATGTGGTGGGCTACGCGCTGATGTCGAGTCGGACCCTTAAAGAGGGTTTTGATCGCTTGGTGCGTTATCAGCGAATCATCGCCGAAAGCTCGGATTTGAGATTCAAATTGGTACCCGAGGGCTATGCGCTGATTCTTACGGTGCATGGCGATCATCTGCCTCCGACCCGGCAAAGCGCCGAAGCCTCTCTGGCATGTGCGCTGGCCCTGTGCAGTTGGCTGACCGGCAGGGTCATCCAGCCGCGGCGGGTTCTGGTGCAGGGCGAGCAGCCGGTCGATGTAGAGCCTTACAAAGTGGCGTTTCACGCACCGCTGGTGTTCGGCGCGCCCTTTGACGCGCTGATTTTCGAGCGAGAAGACATGGAGGCGCCACTGCCGACGGCCAATGAGGCGATGGCGTTGTTGCATGATCGTTTTGCCGGTGAGTACCTGGCGCGATTTTCCGAGAGCCGGGTGACGCACAAGGCTCGGCAGGTACTGTGTCGGTTGTTGCCCCAGGGTGAGCCCAAGCGGGAAGTGGTCGCGCAATCTCTGCACTTGTCCCAGCGGACCTTGCAACGTCGGTTGCAGGACGAGGGCACCAGCTTCCAGGCACTGCTGGATGACACCCGTCGCGAATTGGCCGAGCAATACCTGGCCCAGCCCAACATGACCTTGCTGGAAACCGCCTACCTGCTGGGTTTTGCCGACCCGAGCAATTTTTTCAGGGCGTTTCGCCGCTGGTTCGATACCACGCCCGGCGAATACCGGGCGCGGCTGGTCGGGTCAGTCGCAGGGGCGCAGGTCAATGGCGCCAAAAGGCCGGCATACATAGAACCAGCACGGTAA
- a CDS encoding TrkH family potassium uptake protein: MALPTLRIIGFIIGIFLITLAISMVIPMATLVAFERAHEIPSFLWASTITFVAGLALVIPGRPENVQLRPRDMYLLTVSSWVLVCIFAALPFLLTQRISYTDAFFESMSGITATGATVLSGLDTMSPGILMWRSLLHWLGGIGFIAMAVAILPLLRIGGMRLFQTESSDRSEKVMPRSHMVAKSIVAVYIGVTALGGLAFWAAGMSIFDAINHSMSAISTGGFSTSDQSLAKWTQPAVHWVAVMVMILGALPFTLYVATLRGNRRALIKDQQVQGMLGLLVVTWLVLGTWYWATTQLHWLEALRHVALNVTSIVTTTGFALGDYSLWGNFSLMLFFYLGFIGGCSGSTAGGIKIFRFQVAYILLKANLNQLIHPRAVIKQKYNGHRLDEEIVRSILTFSFFFAITICAIALSLSLLGVDWMTALTGAASAVSGVGPGLGETIGPAGNFASLPDAAKWILALGMLLGRLEIITVLVLCMPAFWRH, translated from the coding sequence ATGGCGTTGCCGACCCTACGGATCATCGGTTTCATTATCGGCATCTTCCTCATTACGCTGGCGATCAGCATGGTCATCCCCATGGCCACCCTGGTGGCCTTCGAGCGGGCCCACGAAATCCCCTCTTTCCTCTGGGCCAGCACGATCACCTTCGTCGCAGGCCTGGCCCTGGTCATACCGGGGCGGCCGGAAAACGTACAGCTGCGTCCGCGCGACATGTACCTGCTGACCGTCAGCAGCTGGGTGCTGGTGTGCATCTTCGCCGCCCTGCCGTTCCTGCTGACCCAGCGCATCAGCTATACCGACGCCTTCTTCGAAAGCATGTCAGGCATCACCGCCACCGGCGCGACCGTACTCAGCGGCCTGGACACCATGTCCCCTGGCATCCTGATGTGGCGCTCGCTGCTGCACTGGCTCGGCGGCATCGGTTTTATCGCCATGGCCGTGGCGATCCTGCCGCTGCTGCGCATCGGTGGCATGCGCCTGTTCCAGACCGAATCTTCCGACCGTTCGGAAAAGGTCATGCCGCGTTCGCACATGGTCGCCAAGTCCATCGTGGCGGTCTATATCGGCGTCACCGCACTGGGCGGGCTGGCGTTCTGGGCTGCCGGCATGAGCATCTTCGATGCGATCAACCATTCGATGTCGGCGATTTCCACCGGCGGTTTCTCGACCTCGGACCAGTCCCTGGCCAAGTGGACTCAACCGGCCGTGCACTGGGTGGCCGTGATGGTGATGATTCTCGGCGCCCTGCCATTCACCCTGTATGTAGCAACATTGCGCGGCAATCGCCGGGCACTGATCAAGGATCAACAGGTCCAGGGTATGCTCGGCTTGCTGGTGGTGACCTGGCTGGTACTCGGCACCTGGTACTGGGCGACCACCCAGCTGCACTGGCTCGAAGCCCTGCGCCATGTGGCGCTGAACGTCACTTCGATAGTCACCACCACGGGCTTTGCCCTGGGCGATTACAGCCTGTGGGGCAATTTTTCCTTGATGCTGTTCTTCTACCTGGGCTTCATCGGTGGCTGCTCGGGATCGACCGCCGGCGGGATCAAGATCTTCCGTTTCCAGGTTGCCTATATCCTGCTCAAGGCCAACCTCAATCAGTTGATTCACCCGCGTGCGGTGATCAAGCAGAAGTACAACGGCCACCGCCTCGACGAAGAGATCGTGCGCTCGATTCTGACCTTCTCGTTTTTCTTCGCCATTACCATCTGTGCGATCGCACTGTCCTTGTCCCTGCTGGGAGTCGACTGGATGACCGCACTGACCGGTGCCGCCAGCGCCGTCTCCGGTGTCGGCCCGGGGCTGGGCGAGACCATTGGCCCGGCGGGCAACTTCGCCAGCCTGCCGGATGCGGCCAAGTGGATTCTGGCGCTGGGCATGCTGCTGGGCAGGCTGGAGATTATTACCGTGCTGGTTCTATGTATGCCGGCCTTTTGGCGCCATTGA
- a CDS encoding nitroreductase family protein, with the protein MEALDALLNRVSVPRLIDPAPTAAQREILFQAALRAPDHGQLHPWRFLTVEGAAREQLGELLAEAVKIKGVDVTEAALEKARAMPLRAPLLVVVIARLQDHFKIPKSEQKLAAACAAHGILLAAHAQGIGAVWRTGELAYAAHVAKGLGLGDGEEVIAFLYIGTPQKELRVPQPLATADFVSAWTAA; encoded by the coding sequence ATGGAGGCTCTCGACGCTTTGCTCAACCGTGTTTCCGTACCGCGCCTGATCGATCCGGCACCCACGGCGGCGCAACGGGAAATCCTGTTCCAGGCGGCATTGCGTGCGCCCGATCATGGCCAGTTGCACCCGTGGCGATTCCTCACGGTTGAAGGCGCTGCACGCGAGCAGCTCGGTGAGCTGTTGGCCGAAGCGGTCAAGATCAAGGGCGTGGACGTTACCGAAGCAGCCCTGGAAAAGGCGCGGGCCATGCCGTTGCGTGCCCCGCTGCTGGTGGTGGTCATTGCCCGGTTGCAGGACCATTTCAAAATACCCAAATCCGAGCAAAAGCTGGCGGCCGCGTGTGCAGCCCACGGCATTCTGCTTGCGGCACATGCCCAGGGGATTGGCGCGGTATGGCGTACGGGGGAGTTGGCCTATGCCGCGCACGTGGCCAAGGGGTTGGGGCTGGGTGACGGGGAGGAGGTGATTGCCTTTCTGTACATCGGGACGCCGCAGAAGGAATTGCGTGTACCGCAGCCGTTGGCTACTGCTGATTTTGTCAGTGCCTGGACTGCCGCTTAG
- a CDS encoding HAMP domain-containing sensor histidine kinase, with product MRSLFWRVLASFWLAIALVAGLSILLGHMLNQDAWILSRHPGINTLAQTWTERYERNGAEDAQEYLEQRKRRYHIDVQVLDESGEAVVPGTFPRRAAAFEERRRHDERPLPWRRLTVEHTSPESGETYLLIYRIPHPQLDAWHRDSLLWPLSALGIALVVLTLFSLLVTLSITRPLSRLRGAVHDLGQTTYQQNSLAQLANRRDEFGVLANDFNRMGARLQSLIGSQRQLLRDVSHELRSPLARLRIALALAERAEPEQREKLWPRLTRECDRLEALISEILALARLDAEHASAEPIDLQALLTNVQKDAQLSAPEQEIRIDAEPELSLQGWPTMLERALDNLLRNALRFNPQGQPIELNGRKSGDRIVLSVRDHGPGVASEHLAQLGEPFFRAPNQTAPGHGLGLAIARRAAERHGGSLTLANHPEGGFVACLELPLEPNGASVGV from the coding sequence TTGCGTTCACTGTTCTGGCGAGTCCTTGCCAGTTTCTGGCTTGCCATCGCACTCGTCGCCGGCCTGTCTATCCTGCTCGGCCATATGTTGAACCAGGACGCCTGGATTCTCAGTCGCCACCCGGGCATCAACACCCTCGCCCAGACCTGGACCGAACGCTACGAAAGAAATGGCGCCGAGGATGCCCAGGAGTATCTGGAACAACGCAAACGGCGCTATCACATCGATGTCCAGGTGCTTGACGAAAGCGGCGAAGCCGTGGTGCCGGGAACCTTCCCGCGCCGGGCCGCTGCGTTCGAGGAACGCCGGCGCCATGACGAACGACCACTGCCCTGGCGCCGCCTCACCGTCGAACACACCAGCCCCGAGAGTGGCGAGACCTACCTGCTGATCTATCGCATTCCTCACCCGCAACTCGACGCCTGGCATCGCGACAGCCTGCTCTGGCCGCTCAGTGCCCTGGGAATCGCGCTGGTGGTGCTGACGTTGTTCAGCCTGCTGGTGACGCTCTCGATCACGCGCCCGCTCAGCCGCCTGCGCGGTGCGGTTCATGACCTGGGACAAACCACCTACCAGCAGAACAGCCTGGCGCAGTTGGCCAACCGGCGTGATGAGTTCGGTGTCCTGGCCAATGATTTCAACCGCATGGGGGCGCGACTGCAAAGCCTGATCGGCAGCCAGCGACAATTGCTGCGCGATGTTTCCCATGAACTGCGCTCGCCCCTGGCCCGCCTGCGTATCGCCCTGGCCCTGGCTGAACGGGCCGAGCCTGAACAACGGGAAAAACTCTGGCCGCGCCTGACCCGCGAGTGCGATCGCCTCGAGGCCTTGATCAGTGAAATTCTTGCCCTGGCACGCCTGGATGCCGAACATGCCAGCGCCGAGCCCATCGACCTGCAGGCCCTGCTCACCAACGTGCAAAAGGATGCCCAATTGAGTGCGCCGGAACAGGAGATTCGCATCGACGCCGAGCCCGAGCTGAGCCTGCAAGGCTGGCCGACCATGCTGGAGCGGGCGCTGGACAACCTGTTGCGCAATGCCTTGCGCTTCAACCCGCAGGGCCAGCCGATCGAACTCAATGGCCGCAAGTCGGGTGACCGGATAGTGCTGAGCGTCCGCGACCATGGCCCGGGCGTTGCCAGCGAACACCTGGCGCAACTGGGCGAGCCTTTTTTCCGTGCGCCCAACCAGACCGCGCCCGGCCATGGCCTGGGCCTGGCCATCGCTCGCCGCGCGGCGGAACGGCATGGTGGCAGCCTGACGCTGGCCAATCATCCTGAGGGTGGGTTTGTGGCTTGTCTGGAGTTGCCGTTGGAGCCGAATGGGGCTTCCGTTGGGGTTTGA
- a CDS encoding Spy/CpxP family protein refolding chaperone, with translation MRKTLIALMVAAALPTVAMAMPEGGPHGGDHHRGHGMYSQLDLSREQRQQVGKLMGEQMKSRHEITQRYLEKLPAADQKALKDELKAKEDKTQSDIRALLNPDQQKQFDELKKKQAEHRAEWAEFKAWKAEKANKAQ, from the coding sequence ATGCGCAAGACCCTTATCGCCCTGATGGTCGCTGCAGCCCTGCCGACCGTTGCCATGGCCATGCCCGAAGGCGGCCCGCACGGCGGCGATCATCACCGCGGCCACGGCATGTACAGCCAGCTGGACCTGAGCCGGGAACAGCGTCAGCAAGTCGGTAAACTGATGGGCGAGCAAATGAAAAGCCGCCACGAAATCACCCAACGCTACCTGGAAAAACTGCCGGCCGCCGACCAGAAGGCCCTGAAGGATGAACTCAAGGCCAAGGAAGACAAGACCCAGAGCGACATTCGTGCACTGCTCAACCCCGATCAGCAGAAGCAGTTCGACGAACTGAAGAAAAAACAGGCCGAGCACCGCGCCGAATGGGCTGAATTCAAGGCCTGGAAAGCTGAAAAGGCCAACAAGGCACAGTAA
- a CDS encoding response regulator transcription factor: MSELLLIDDDQELCELLTSWLSQEGFQVRACHDGHSARRALAEHAPAAVVLDVMLPDGSGLELLKQLRSEHAELPVLMLSARGEPLDRILGLELGADDYLAKPCDPRELTARLRAVLRRSHPTAVASQMEVGDLCFSPARGVVSIDEHELSLTISESRLLEALLRQPGEPLDKQELAQIALGRKLTLYDRSLDMHVSNLRKKIGPHPDGRPRIVALRSRGYYYSL, translated from the coding sequence ATGAGCGAGCTGTTACTGATTGATGATGACCAGGAGTTGTGTGAACTCCTGACCAGTTGGCTGAGCCAGGAAGGCTTTCAGGTACGTGCCTGTCACGACGGCCACAGCGCGCGCCGCGCCCTGGCCGAGCACGCGCCGGCGGCAGTCGTGCTCGACGTCATGCTGCCCGACGGCAGTGGCCTGGAGCTGCTCAAGCAACTGCGCAGCGAGCATGCCGAACTGCCAGTGCTGATGCTCTCGGCGCGCGGCGAGCCGCTGGACCGGATTCTCGGCCTGGAACTGGGCGCCGACGACTACCTGGCCAAGCCCTGTGACCCCCGCGAATTGACCGCACGCTTGCGCGCCGTGTTGCGCCGCAGCCATCCGACAGCTGTCGCCAGCCAGATGGAAGTCGGCGACCTGTGCTTCAGCCCGGCCCGAGGCGTGGTCAGTATCGACGAACACGAATTGAGCCTGACCATCTCCGAAAGCCGCCTGCTCGAGGCACTGCTGCGCCAACCGGGCGAGCCACTGGATAAACAAGAGCTGGCGCAGATCGCCCTGGGACGCAAGCTGACCCTGTACGACCGCAGCCTGGACATGCATGTCAGCAACCTGCGCAAGAAGATCGGCCCGCACCCCGACGGCCGTCCGCGCATCGTCGCACTGCGCAGCCGTGGCTATTACTACAGCCTCTGA
- a CDS encoding translation initiation factor 2, which translates to MRQGTLCLLFSLLLLTPRVQAEEAAPSGKTAPFSLSAGSQISELQQQLKESERQRDELSKQLQTASNEHETALLGRLRQENQRLKLQLKEARATATPRLLTDQQQWFVIGGGVTLLAALCGILASGGHRKRRQWLN; encoded by the coding sequence ATGCGCCAAGGTACGTTGTGTCTGTTGTTTTCGCTGTTGTTGCTGACCCCTCGGGTACAGGCTGAAGAAGCTGCCCCGTCCGGGAAAACCGCGCCGTTCTCGCTGAGCGCCGGCAGTCAGATCAGCGAATTGCAACAGCAATTGAAGGAAAGCGAGCGTCAACGCGATGAATTGAGCAAGCAGCTGCAAACTGCCAGCAACGAGCATGAAACCGCCCTGCTGGGCAGGCTGCGCCAGGAAAATCAGCGTCTGAAACTGCAACTCAAGGAAGCCCGGGCCACTGCCACACCGCGCCTGCTGACCGATCAGCAGCAATGGTTCGTGATCGGTGGCGGGGTAACCTTGTTGGCAGCACTGTGCGGTATCCTCGCCAGTGGCGGACACAGAAAGCGTCGGCAATGGTTGAATTGA
- a CDS encoding YciI family protein, translated as MLYAIIATDVANSLENRLAARPAHLERLQQLKAEGRIVLAGPHPAIDSNDPGAAGFSGSLIVAEFDSLGAAQAWADADPYIEAGVYANVVVKPFKQVLP; from the coding sequence ATGCTCTACGCAATCATTGCCACCGACGTTGCCAACTCGCTGGAAAACCGCCTGGCCGCCCGCCCGGCGCATCTGGAGCGCCTGCAACAGCTCAAGGCTGAAGGCCGCATCGTGCTGGCAGGTCCTCACCCGGCAATCGACAGTAACGACCCGGGCGCAGCCGGCTTCAGCGGCAGCCTGATCGTCGCCGAATTCGATTCGCTCGGCGCCGCCCAGGCCTGGGCCGACGCCGACCCGTACATCGAAGCCGGCGTCTACGCCAACGTCGTGGTCAAGCCGTTCAAGCAAGTCCTGCCGTAA
- a CDS encoding septation protein A has product MKQFIDFIPLFLFFIVYKIEPRAVDIAGQTLTVGGIYSATAMLIVSSLVVYGALFINQRKLEKSQWLTLVACLVFGSLTLAFHSETFLKWKAPVVNWLFALAFAGSHFIGDRLLIKRIMGHALTLPEPVWTRLNVAWVAFFLFCGAANLFVAFTFQSIWVDFKVFGSLAMTVLFLVGQGIYLSRHIHDSDTTTPKTED; this is encoded by the coding sequence GTGAAACAATTCATCGATTTCATCCCGCTGTTCCTGTTCTTCATCGTCTACAAGATCGAACCCCGCGCCGTCGACATCGCCGGCCAGACCCTTACCGTGGGTGGCATCTACAGTGCCACGGCCATGCTGATCGTCAGCTCGCTGGTGGTTTATGGCGCCCTGTTCATCAACCAGCGCAAGCTGGAAAAGAGCCAATGGCTGACGCTGGTCGCCTGCCTTGTGTTCGGCAGCCTGACACTGGCCTTCCACAGCGAGACCTTCCTCAAGTGGAAGGCACCGGTGGTCAACTGGCTGTTCGCCCTGGCGTTCGCCGGTAGCCATTTCATCGGCGACCGCCTGCTGATCAAACGCATCATGGGGCATGCACTGACCCTGCCCGAGCCGGTCTGGACTCGTCTGAACGTCGCCTGGGTCGCCTTCTTCCTGTTCTGCGGCGCGGCCAATCTGTTCGTGGCCTTTACCTTCCAGAGCATCTGGGTCGACTTCAAGGTATTTGGTAGCCTGGCCATGACCGTATTGTTCCTGGTCGGCCAGGGCATCTACCTGTCTCGCCATATTCACGACAGCGACACCACCACTCCGAAAACCGAGGACTGA
- a CDS encoding PHP domain-containing protein, translating into MNVDLHCHSTASDGALAPSALVARAFENGVRVLALTDHDTLEGLPEARAAALALGMQWVSGVEMSCTWGGATIHVLGYGFDLSAPPLVEAIERLHHGRWLRAEEIGRRLALKGMPGAMEGARAIQQALGDSGNAPARPHFADFLVNSGFVKDRAEAFRKWLGAGKLGDVKQHWPTLEDTVETLRQAGAWVSLAHPMHYDFTRSKRRKLIADYIQAGGHAIEVVNGMQPAEQVGSLSILAREFGLMVSAGSDFHAPGTWSEIGIYRPVPEDLPPLWCRFKHEQPIAAV; encoded by the coding sequence ATGAATGTTGATCTGCACTGCCACAGCACGGCCTCCGATGGCGCCCTTGCGCCTTCGGCACTGGTTGCGCGTGCGTTTGAAAACGGCGTGCGGGTCCTGGCCCTGACCGACCACGACACCCTCGAGGGGCTGCCAGAGGCCCGTGCCGCGGCGCTTGCGCTGGGCATGCAGTGGGTCAGTGGGGTGGAAATGTCCTGTACCTGGGGTGGGGCGACTATCCATGTATTGGGCTATGGTTTCGACCTGTCGGCACCGCCGCTGGTCGAGGCGATCGAGCGCTTGCACCACGGGCGCTGGTTGCGTGCCGAGGAAATTGGCCGACGACTGGCACTCAAGGGCATGCCCGGCGCGATGGAAGGTGCCCGCGCGATCCAGCAGGCTCTGGGCGACAGCGGCAACGCGCCGGCGCGCCCGCACTTCGCTGATTTCCTTGTGAATTCAGGCTTCGTCAAAGACCGCGCCGAGGCCTTTCGCAAATGGCTCGGCGCGGGCAAGCTGGGCGACGTCAAGCAGCACTGGCCGACCCTTGAAGACACCGTCGAAACCTTGCGCCAGGCTGGCGCCTGGGTCAGCCTGGCGCACCCGATGCACTATGATTTCACTCGCAGCAAGCGTCGCAAGCTGATTGCCGACTATATTCAAGCAGGTGGCCACGCCATCGAGGTGGTCAACGGGATGCAGCCGGCCGAACAGGTCGGCAGCCTGTCCATATTGGCTCGAGAGTTCGGTCTGATGGTCAGTGCCGGCAGTGATTTCCATGCCCCGGGCACCTGGTCCGAGATCGGTATCTACCGGCCTGTACCAGAGGATTTGCCACCGTTATGGTGCCGATTCAAACATGAACAGCCTATTGCCGCCGTCTGA
- a CDS encoding L-threonylcarbamoyladenylate synthase, with protein sequence MSQFFQIHPENPQVRLIKQAVEIIRKGGVVIYPTDSSYAMGCQIGDKNAVERVRRLRQLDNNHNFTLICCDLSQLGLFAKIDTGTFRLLKAHTPGPYTFILNATREVPRLLLHPKRRTIGLRVPSHPIALALLEQLGEPLMSVTLIMPGESMPMSDPYEMRQLLEHQVDLIIDGGFGGVEASTVINLADDEPEVIRVGCGDPTPFLVEA encoded by the coding sequence GTGAGTCAATTTTTCCAGATTCATCCGGAAAACCCGCAAGTGCGCCTGATCAAACAGGCGGTAGAAATCATCCGCAAGGGCGGAGTGGTGATCTACCCGACCGACTCTTCCTATGCCATGGGTTGCCAGATCGGTGACAAGAATGCGGTGGAACGGGTGCGGCGTCTGCGCCAGCTGGACAACAATCACAATTTCACGCTGATTTGCTGCGACTTGTCGCAGCTGGGCCTGTTCGCCAAGATCGATACCGGTACGTTTCGCCTGCTCAAGGCACATACCCCCGGGCCTTACACCTTTATCCTCAACGCTACCCGGGAAGTCCCGCGCCTGTTGCTGCATCCCAAGCGTCGGACCATCGGCCTGCGCGTCCCGAGCCATCCGATCGCGCTGGCGTTGCTGGAGCAGCTGGGCGAGCCGCTGATGAGCGTGACCCTGATCATGCCCGGCGAGAGCATGCCGATGAGCGATCCCTATGAAATGCGCCAGCTGCTCGAGCATCAGGTCGACCTGATCATCGACGGTGGCTTTGGTGGCGTGGAGGCGTCGACCGTGATCAACCTGGCCGACGATGAGCCGGAAGTCATCCGGGTCGGTTGTGGCGACCCAACGCCTTTTCTGGTCGAAGCGTGA
- a CDS encoding ScpA family protein, with protein MEVFLEAFEGPLDLLLYLIRKQNINILDIPVAEITRQYMGYVELMKTVRLELAAEYLVMAAMLAEIKSRMLLPRSAEVEAEEDDPRAELIRRLQEYERFKAAAEGIDGLSRVGRDLYVPKLDAPQAKARKLLPDVSLEELLMSMAEVLRRGDMFESHQVSREALSTRERMSDVLERLKGGGFVPFVELFTAEEGKLGVVVTFMAILELVKESLIELVQNEPFAAIHVRARAE; from the coding sequence CTGGAAGTCTTTCTCGAAGCATTCGAAGGCCCGCTCGACCTGTTGCTGTACTTGATCCGCAAGCAGAACATCAACATCCTCGATATCCCGGTGGCGGAAATCACCCGGCAGTACATGGGCTATGTCGAACTGATGAAGACCGTGCGCCTGGAGCTGGCCGCCGAGTACCTGGTGATGGCCGCCATGCTCGCCGAAATCAAATCGCGCATGTTGCTGCCACGGTCTGCCGAAGTCGAAGCCGAGGAAGACGACCCGCGTGCCGAGCTGATCCGGCGCTTGCAGGAGTACGAACGCTTCAAGGCCGCCGCCGAAGGTATCGATGGCTTGAGCCGGGTTGGCCGCGACCTGTACGTGCCCAAGCTGGACGCCCCGCAGGCCAAGGCGCGCAAGTTGCTGCCCGATGTCAGCCTGGAGGAATTGCTGATGTCGATGGCTGAAGTGCTGCGCCGCGGCGACATGTTCGAAAGCCATCAGGTCAGCCGGGAAGCCTTGTCCACCCGCGAGCGCATGAGCGACGTACTGGAGCGGCTCAAGGGCGGTGGGTTTGTGCCGTTTGTCGAGCTGTTCACCGCCGAAGAGGGCAAACTGGGCGTTGTCGTGACGTTTATGGCGATTCTCGAGCTGGTCAAGGAATCCTTGATCGAACTGGTGCAAAATGAGCCATTTGCGGCGATTCATGTCCGTGCCCGAGCCGAGTAA
- the rluB gene encoding 23S rRNA pseudouridine(2605) synthase RluB — MSEHDQKDDQVIRPAGEKLQKVLARIGVGSRRDVEAWIAQGRIKVNGVEATLGQRVDLHDAISVDGRVIKREEAAETVRRVIMYNKPDGEICTRDDPEGRPTVFDRLPRPKEGRWINIGRLDINTTGLLMFTTDGELANRLMHPSYEMDREYAVRVRGEVDDDMLLRLKNGVILEDGPARFTDIQEAPGGEGFNHWYHCVVMEGRNREVRRLWESQGVVVSRLKRVRFGPVFLNSDLPMGRWREMSQGEVDILAAEVGLTPVAMPQMNAKSKDKLERMQRKSSRPVGRGERVRTLRPANDAPAGERPAREPRAPRSEEQRPVRTPRGEAPRKESPRKEAPRKDSSRGTPVAERPSDTNKRPAKPAHKRPGIVLVEDGPSGKRRGPPAGSGQRPGFGRRKPKPE, encoded by the coding sequence ATGAGTGAACACGATCAGAAAGACGACCAGGTAATTCGCCCCGCCGGCGAAAAGCTGCAAAAAGTGCTGGCGCGCATAGGCGTGGGTTCGCGCCGCGACGTCGAGGCCTGGATTGCCCAGGGCCGGATCAAGGTCAACGGCGTAGAGGCCACCCTTGGCCAGCGCGTCGACCTGCACGACGCGATTTCGGTCGATGGCCGCGTGATCAAGCGCGAAGAAGCCGCCGAAACCGTTCGCCGCGTCATCATGTACAACAAGCCGGACGGTGAGATCTGCACCCGCGACGACCCCGAGGGGCGCCCGACCGTGTTCGATCGCCTGCCACGGCCGAAGGAAGGGCGCTGGATCAACATCGGCCGCCTGGACATCAATACCACCGGGCTGCTGATGTTCACCACCGATGGTGAGCTGGCCAACCGCCTGATGCACCCGTCCTACGAGATGGACCGTGAATACGCTGTGCGTGTACGCGGCGAAGTCGACGACGACATGCTGTTGCGCCTCAAGAACGGCGTGATCCTGGAAGACGGCCCTGCGCGTTTCACCGATATTCAGGAAGCCCCGGGCGGTGAAGGCTTCAACCATTGGTACCACTGCGTGGTGATGGAAGGCCGTAACCGCGAAGTCCGTCGCCTGTGGGAATCCCAGGGGGTCGTGGTCAGCCGGCTCAAGCGCGTGCGTTTCGGCCCGGTGTTCCTCAACTCCGATCTGCCGATGGGGCGCTGGCGCGAAATGAGCCAGGGCGAAGTCGATATCCTGGCTGCCGAAGTCGGCCTGACCCCTGTCGCCATGCCACAGATGAACGCCAAGTCCAAGGACAAGCTCGAGCGGATGCAGCGCAAGTCCTCGCGGCCGGTTGGTCGTGGCGAGCGCGTGCGCACCTTGCGCCCGGCCAACGATGCCCCGGCTGGCGAGCGCCCGGCGCGCGAGCCGCGTGCACCTCGCAGCGAAGAGCAACGTCCGGTGCGCACGCCGCGTGGTGAAGCTCCTCGCAAAGAGTCTCCGCGTAAAGAGGCTCCACGCAAGGATTCGAGCCGTGGTACGCCGGTGGCCGAGCGCCCGAGCGATACCAACAAGCGTCCGGCCAAGCCAGCGCACAAGCGTCCGGGTATCGTGCTGGTCGAAGATGGGCCGTCGGGCAAGCGTCGTGGTCCGCCGGCTGGTAGCGGGCAGCGTCCGGGGTTTGGGCGTCGCAAGCCGAAGCCTGAGTAA